Genomic DNA from [Chlorobium] sp. 445:
CAGGAACTCTTTTTCAGCGCGCGTCAGTGGCGGTAAGTGCTCTGCCCCCCTTGTAACCTGCACGCGACAGGTTGTGCAAAGCCCTATTCCACCGCATGCGCCACCAATTTGCACACCTTCATCGAGCGCCAGGTCTTGCAGTGAACGCTGCGTTACATTCTCGGTTTCAATTGTTACACACTTTTCTTTTCCATTGCCATATCGCACCGTAATCTCAATTCTCATTTCAATCTTGCTTTGTCTTTACTAGTCTCCCTTTTTCATTTTCTCATAGAGTGCATTCACACTTTTGTACACAAACGTGTCAGCAATTGTCTGCATTCGGTTTTTCATCTGACTGCACATAAAGGCTTGTCCCATAAACGCCCCCAAGGGGTGAAAATCTGTTCCTGACGCGCGTCGGAGCCGAATGTGCAAATGCATTCTGACCAGTGTGTGCGGATTGCTGGTTGAGCTATGCTCTGCATGTTCAAATGTTAGTTTGCACATCATCCAATCGTGCGCATCTTGGTCTGGCGTATAGTGCGTAAAGACAGCGCCGTTTCTGCAAAATTCGGTTGGGATACTTATGTGCAATGTTGGTGCAAGTGGCATGTCAACATCATACTGCCATTCATAGAGTGGTAAGCCACTGTTGCTTTTGCCAATTAGCTTGACGGCGCGCACCGATGGCATATACTCTTCAAATGTCTTTGGTTGCGACAGGAATTGCATGAGGGATTCTTTCTCAATTGGGACGTCATACACTGTGTTGACTTCCGCGTCGATAGAGAAGCTCTCTGCGCTCATTTTGGTAACGTTTATGTTGAGATAAATATAGCAAAGGTTATGTAACTCCTTCAGGGCTCAAGCAAAACTTTTCCAATGGTTTTACGCTCTTCAAGCAGTTGGTGGGCATCTTTGGCTTGGTTCAGCGGTAAGCGTGCATAGATAAATAGCTTTAATGCACCGTTTTGAATCCAGGAGAAAATTTCATGAGCTCGCCACAAGAGTTCCTCACGTGTAGCGGTGTAGTGTGCTAGCGCAGGGCGAGTCATAAATAGCGATCCTCTTTGACTCAGTAGAAGTGGGCTGAACGGCGGAATCAAGCCACTTGCATTGCCAAATGAGACGAACATTCCTCGTGGTTTAAGTACGCTCAAGCTCCCTTCAAATGTATCTCTGCCTACGGAATCATACACGACATCTACGCCTTCGTTTGCCGTGAGCCTTCTGGTTTCAGACACAAAGTCTTGCGTGGAATATATGATGACCTCATCTGCCCCTGCTTTTTTTGCTTGTGCGGCTTTTTCTTCGGTGGAGACCGTGGCGATAACACGTGCACTGCGCATTTTTGCAAGTTGAACTAGCAGCAATCCTACGCCGCCTGCTGCAGCATGAATCAGTGCGGTATCGGTTTGTTTTAGTGGGTAGGTCGTTGTGGCAAGATAGTGTGCGGTCATACCTTGTAGCATTGCTGCGGCGCCTTGCTCAAACGAGAGTGATTGAGGCAATTGCACCAATTGCGCTTCTGGCACAGCATGATACTCTGCATAGGTACCGAGTCGACCTGTATAGGCAACACGGTCGCCTTCTTTCACAAGAGTTACATTTTCTCCGATAGCTTCTACGACGCCAGCGCCCTCCATCCCCAGAATAAACGGTAAGGTTTGTGGATACAGCCCTGTACGATGATAAACATCAATGTAATTGACGCCGATTGCATGCAACCTAACCAGTGCTTCGTTTGCTTTGAGGGACGGCACGGGACGCTCTTGACATTTTAATTCTCCTACGCCGCCATACTTTTCTACCACGATAGCTCTCATTTCTTTTTTTCTGAAAGCAGTTTTAGTAATTCTTCAGCGTGTGTTTCGGGCTTGACTTTCGGGAAGACATGCTCAATTTTTCCATTTTCATCAATGAGGTAAGTTACTCGATTCGTACCCATATATTTTTTTCCGTAGAGACTTTTTTCGCCCCAAGCGCCATAATCTTGTACAATTTTTTCTCAGTGTCTGCTAAAAGTCGGAACGGCAAATTGTATTTTTCTGCAAACTTTTTATGTTTTTTTTCATCGTCGATGCTCACTCCTAGCACTTCCACATTTAGTTCTTTGAATTTTGCGAAATTATCGCGAAACGCACATGCTTCTTTCGTGCAGCCTGGCGTATCATCTTTCGGATAAAAATACAGAATAACTTTTTTGCCTCTAAAATTTTCTAATGCGACTGGTTCGCCGTTTTGGTCAGTAGTCTTAAAACTTGGCGCTATTGCACCTACTTCTAAAAGTGCCATGGGATAGGTTGTTTTTTAATTCTGCTTAAACTGCACGTTTTTCCACTGCTTAAATAAATCTTTGACTTTATTGCGTTGATATTTTCCTGTTGAAGTTACTGGAATTTCATTGCTGAAGAGCACGACTTTTGGACATTTGTTGAATGGCAATTTTTCAGCACACTTTTTAATAATTTCCTCGCCTGTGAGTGTTGCGCCATCTTTAAGTTGAACCAGTGCGCCGACCTCTTCGCCATACCAATCGTTTTCAAATCCTACAGCAATTGCCGCTTTAACGCCCTCGATGCTACAAAGCACTTCGTCAATTTCAAATGGTGAGATATTAACACCGCCACGAATAATTAGTTCTTTAATTCGCCCTGTAATGAAAAAGAATTTTCTACCTTTTTCATCGGTTTTGAAAAATCCTTCATCGCCGCTGTGAAACCAACCTTTTTCAAATGCCTTAACATTTGCTTCTTCATTTTGATAATAGCCTTTCATGACATTATGTCCACGAATAACGATTTCACCGCGCCATCCTTCACGTACTTTTTCGCCACGGTTATTAAAAATTGCCATTTCGTTTGGCGGTATCGGCACACCAATAGAGGGGAAGCCAAACTCGCTGAGCCACTTTTGATGCTCTTCTTCGCTCAAATCTAGTGGTAAGAAGCAAGAATAGCAGGTTGTTTCCGATAAGCCATAGCCATGAATAATTTTCAAGCCGTAGCGCTTCTCGAATGCCATTGCAAGTTCTACCGTGAGCGGTCCAGCGCCGCAAATAAAATGGCTAAAATGCATCAGGTTGTACTTAGAAAGATCAATGTTTGCATGCAATAGAAATTGCAACAAAGTTGGCACCACGCTCACGATTTTTACTTTTTCCGTTGCAATGCGCTCAAAAAATGTCTCCGTCTGAAATTTTTGATTTAATACAACAGCACCGCCGTAATACAGCGGGGTTATCAGCGTAACGACTATGCCATTAACATGATGAATCGGCAAGACACACATCATGACATCGCCCTCTTTTAAGCCGTGCCATGTCGCAATGGCATCAGCATCGACCAGCAAGTTATACTGCGTGAGCACGACGCCTTTAGGCAATCCTGTCGTACCGCTGGTGTAGACAATGAGTGCTTCGGTTTCAAGGTCAGCGTAGGTGGCACGTGTTTCATCTACAGTTTCTCTTGGCTTAGCGCGTGTGTCAATAATTTGAGCTTGTCCAAACTCGTCTGGGAAGGCAGAAATGGTTTGCTCAAAATCGCTTGAGGCAAGAAGAGTCAGGTCAAGCCCTAAGTTTTGAATCATTGGCAAGTATTCATCGCGTACAAACGCCAGTTGCACACCTGCATTTTCCAGAATGTACTTAATGCGCTCTGGGGTTTCGCCAACATTGATGGGCACAACCGTCATACCCGCGCACCATGCGGCAAAATACTGTACCACGGTATCAATATGGTTGTGCGACACTGTTGCCACACGGCTTTCTTCAATCAAGCCTTGCGCACGCAAGTAGTTTGCCGTTTGAAAGACTTTGCGCTGAAATTCTTCGTATGTGTAGCGCATCGCTACGCCACCACTGGCATAAAACGTAATGAAGATGTCGTTGCGATATCGCTTTGTTTGCTCCGTGAGCAGTTCAAGGATATTGCTGTATTTGACCAAGTAGTTTGTCGGCAAGTAAGTTTGTCCGTCAATGATGACGGCATGCGACATATGGGTATTGAAAATCAGGTCTTTGTTCATTGCTCGTCATGTAGTTTTGCCAGCTGTTTTTTCAAAAATACGTGATGTACGTCATTTTCAAGGGATAAGTTCTGCTACCGAAAAGTGCAGTAAGACCATTATATTTGCACTTCAGAAAACTTCGATTCATGTCGCTCAAAGATAAAGTTGTTCTTATCACAGGTGCGAGCGCCGGTATTGGGCGAGCTACAGCTCAAGTTTTTGCGCGTGAAGGCGCATCACTGGCGCTCGGTGCGCGGCGCAAGGACAGACTGGAGGCACTTGCCTCTGACCTTCATCATCACTATGGCGTTCGGGTTCTACCTCTCACCCTTGATGTAACTCGTGCTGAGAGTTGCTCAGCCTTTATCAATGAATCTATTAAAGCTTTTGGCAAGATCGATGTGCTCATCAACAATGCTGGTCTGGCACGCGGCGTCGACAAAATCTCTGATGTCAAAGAAGTGGATATGCGTGAAGTGTTTGAAACGAATGTCTATGGTCTGTTGCGGCTCTCTCAACTGGCGCTAAGAGAGATGCTACCACGAAACAGCGGACACATCATCAACTTGGGCAGTGTAGCTGGTCATATGCCTTATGAAGGTGGCAGCGTCTATTGTGCCTCAAAATTTAGTGTCAGAGCTATTTCTGAAGTCTTGCGCCTCGAGTTGCTTGGGACTAACATCCGTGTCAGCCTGATTTCTCCCGGACTTGTTGAAACTGAATTCAGCCTCGTGCGTTACCGTGGCGATAGCGATAAAGCAGGACAAGTCTATCGTGGTATGACGCCGCTCACAGGAGAGGATATTGCAGAGTGTGTTTTGTTTGTTGCATCGCGTCCTGCACATGTAGACATTGATGAAATCGTTGTGCGTCCAGTTGCACAAGCTGGATTGAAAGTGCATCGCGCACCATGAATTTTCCTTAACCATAATTGCCGACATGCCAACTTATCTCAAAACGCTGTTGCTGTGCGGCTTGTTGTCCTTTTCGGCTTTGCCGCTTTATGCGCAAGTGCTTGGCGAAGCCAGCTCAGACGACATCCGCGAACGCCCACGTGAAATTTCTTTTCGCAGCATTGAAGTGGGCATCACGCCGTTTGCATCACTGCAACCGCTTTCGAGCAATACCGCTCAGTTGCCCTTTGTCATCACGCGCGCGACACTCTCAGCACTGGCGCGATTAGACAACGCGATGCTTTACATTGACTACTCGGTTGGTAACATCACAAACTTTCCTGACGCTGTTACGCTGGTGAGCGGCGGTGCAAAGTTTGACTTTGACTTTTTTTTCGTGCCTCCTACACTCGATGCACTGCGACCGCTTATTAGTTTTGCCACGGTCGCCGACCTTGTTGCCGCCTCAACCACACCAAGCCCTCAAACCGCAGGAACAAATAACCTGAGTTTAGCTACAGTCGGTATTGGGGCAGGCTTAGGTGCATCGTATCAAAGCAAAACTTGGATTACACAAGCCAAAGTAGAAGGCTATATTGCAATTGCTTCTCAAGGTTTTAGTCCTGTCGTTGGGTTTGGGAGCGGTATCGTAGGTGATGCCACTGTTCAATTTCCGTATCTGCTCGGAAATATAGGCTTAGCGTTCACTTATCGCTTTCGTACCAGCGCCATGAATTTTGCGACAAACCCGCAATTCAGCTATGGATTTCTCTCGCACACCTTAACGGCGGGAATTACTTTTTAACTAATCCTGTTAGCCACTGCAAATCTTCAATGAGAAAGCAAGATATTCTTCAAGAACTCGAAGATATTGCCAAGAAACTTGGTTACCGTGTCCGTTACGAAAAGGGTAATTTTGTTGGTGGAGATTGTCGCGTGCATGAAGAAAAAATTTTAGTCGTCAATAAATTTTTGCCGATTGAAGGACGCATCTCGACGATTGCAAGAGCACTCTCGCGCATCGGGGTTGGCAATATCTTCATTACACCGCAAGTGCGAAAACTCATTGACGATGAAGTGTCCACCCAAAAAAGTGAGTTACCGCGTTCGACAACATGATTGCTTAACCTTATGAAAGT
This window encodes:
- a CDS encoding NADPH:quinone reductase, whose product is MRAIVVEKYGGVGELKCQERPVPSLKANEALVRLHAIGVNYIDVYHRTGLYPQTLPFILGMEGAGVVEAIGENVTLVKEGDRVAYTGRLGTYAEYHAVPEAQLVQLPQSLSFEQGAAAMLQGMTAHYLATTTYPLKQTDTALIHAAAGGVGLLLVQLAKMRSARVIATVSTEEKAAQAKKAGADEVIIYSTQDFVSETRRLTANEGVDVVYDSVGRDTFEGSLSVLKPRGMFVSFGNASGLIPPFSPLLLSQRGSLFMTRPALAHYTATREELLWRAHEIFSWIQNGALKLFIYARLPLNQAKDAHQLLEERKTIGKVLLEP
- a CDS encoding AMP-dependent synthetase; this translates as MNKDLIFNTHMSHAVIIDGQTYLPTNYLVKYSNILELLTEQTKRYRNDIFITFYASGGVAMRYTYEEFQRKVFQTANYLRAQGLIEESRVATVSHNHIDTVVQYFAAWCAGMTVVPINVGETPERIKYILENAGVQLAFVRDEYLPMIQNLGLDLTLLASSDFEQTISAFPDEFGQAQIIDTRAKPRETVDETRATYADLETEALIVYTSGTTGLPKGVVLTQYNLLVDADAIATWHGLKEGDVMMCVLPIHHVNGIVVTLITPLYYGGAVVLNQKFQTETFFERIATEKVKIVSVVPTLLQFLLHANIDLSKYNLMHFSHFICGAGPLTVELAMAFEKRYGLKIIHGYGLSETTCYSCFLPLDLSEEEHQKWLSEFGFPSIGVPIPPNEMAIFNNRGEKVREGWRGEIVIRGHNVMKGYYQNEEANVKAFEKGWFHSGDEGFFKTDEKGRKFFFITGRIKELIIRGGVNISPFEIDEVLCSIEGVKAAIAVGFENDWYGEEVGALVQLKDGATLTGEEIIKKCAEKLPFNKCPKVVLFSNEIPVTSTGKYQRNKVKDLFKQWKNVQFKQN
- a CDS encoding NAD(P)-dependent oxidoreductase, translating into MSLKDKVVLITGASAGIGRATAQVFAREGASLALGARRKDRLEALASDLHHHYGVRVLPLTLDVTRAESCSAFINESIKAFGKIDVLINNAGLARGVDKISDVKEVDMREVFETNVYGLLRLSQLALREMLPRNSGHIINLGSVAGHMPYEGGSVYCASKFSVRAISEVLRLELLGTNIRVSLISPGLVETEFSLVRYRGDSDKAGQVYRGMTPLTGEDIAECVLFVASRPAHVDIDEIVVRPVAQAGLKVHRAP